A DNA window from Camelina sativa cultivar DH55 chromosome 13, Cs, whole genome shotgun sequence contains the following coding sequences:
- the LOC104737383 gene encoding protein YLS9-like, with product MTPDRTTIPIRTSPVPLAQPIKRHHSASYYAHRVKESLSTRISKFICAMFLLVLFFVGVIAFILWLSLRPHRPRFHIHDFVVQGLDQPTGFESARIAFNVTILNPNQHMGVYFDSVDGFIYYKDQRVGSSPLLNPFFQQPTNTQIVTGTLTGASLTVNSRRWTEFTNDRAQGTVDFRLEIVSNIRFKLHRWISKHHRMHANCDIVVGRDGLILPKFNHKRCPVYFS from the coding sequence ATGACACCAGACCGAACAACTATCCCGATCCGTACCAGTCCGGTACCCCTAGCTCAACCCATAAAGCGTCACCATTCGGCTAGCTACTATGCTCACCGGGTCAAAGAAAGCCTCTCAACCCGGATATCAAAATTCATATGTGCaatgtttcttttggttttgttctttgtaGGAGTCATTGCTTTTATACTTTGGCTTAGTTTACGCCCTCATCGACCTCGCTTCCATATCCATGACTTCGTGGTCCAAGGTCTAGACCAGCCTACGGGATTCGAAAGCGCAAGAATTGCTTTCAACGTAACCATACTTAACCCAAACCAACACATGGGTGTTTATTTTGATTCCGTGGACGGTTTCATTTACTACAAAGATCAACGGGTCGGGTCAAGCCCGTTGCTAAACCCCTTTTTCCAGCAGCCGACAAACACACAAATTGTGACCGGGACGCTGACTGGAGCTTCTTTAACGGTAAATAGTAGACGTTGGACCGAGTTTACTAACGATCGAGCACAAGGAACCGTGGATTTTAGGCTCGAAATAGTTTCGAATATTCGGTTTAAACTCCATAGGTGGATCAGTAAACACCATAGGATGCACGCTAACTGCGATATCGTGGTTGGACGAGACGGGTTAATCTTGCCCAAGTTTAACCATAAACGGTGTCCGGTCTACTTCTCTTAG
- the LOC104737384 gene encoding uncharacterized calcium-binding protein At1g02270-like, whose translation MQSHQQPCISCTTFNILAPIYKRLSPKDQSLRESDNRTYWLGRNHRIIDWLLYERSSIICLQEFWVGNEELVNMYEKRLGDAGYLSYKLGRTNNRGDESYQKEGGRREDAELNIKRSCGFSGWSSAYRCHHRCFSEKIYE comes from the exons ATGCAATCTCATCAGCAACCTTGTATCTCTTGTACTACTTTCAATATCCTTGCTCCCATCTATAAACGTCTCTCTCCcaag GATCAGAGTCTTCGTGAAAGTGATAATCGAACGTATTGGCTTGGAAGGAATCATAGAATCATTGATTGGTTATTATATGAGAGGTCTTCCATCATTTGTTTACAG gAGTTTTGGGTAGGGAACGAAGAGCTTGTTAATATGTATGAGAAGAGACTTGGTGACGCTGGTTATCTCAGTTACAAGCTTGGCCGTACTAATAACCGTGGCGATG AATCTTATCAGaaggaaggaggaagaagagaagatgcaGAGCTTAACATCAAACGAAGTTGCGGGTTTAGTGGTTGGAGCTCTGCTTATCGGTGCCACCATCGCTGTTTCTCAGAGAAG ATTTACGAATGA